A genomic region of Euwallacea similis isolate ESF13 chromosome 29, ESF131.1, whole genome shotgun sequence contains the following coding sequences:
- the LOC136417633 gene encoding uncharacterized protein isoform X2, with translation MPYLGMKEGITMKILIVCIEPCKGQQGAPPAKNKVNYKAALKSIPTVFYAFTCCFKLYNIWKPTYNEDNLSAIIVLLVMLYYLAISISKPVEYITCGLIFFAETLIFFMFLLAFKFNTSKWVYEEETSIWILTIFILFCGLLTLSFHVCKKIVDIPYTKCVITFLRMIFWICPLLFILFLGSAIYTAIWQSSDERGLHVFICWLLHTTMLAVIVDWCLESSKAQLKKLLKRCTPANSKSITDVEMVMLNDDNNNRDDNY, from the exons ATGCCTTATTTAGGAATGAA AGAGGGGATAACAATGAAGATTCTAATTGTATGCATAGAACCATGCAAAGGCCAACAGGGTGCACCTCCTGCAAAG AACAAAGTCAATTACAAAGCTGCACTTAAGTCGATCCCTACTGTATTCTATGCATTCACCTGTtgctttaaattatataatatctGGAAACCTACCTACAACGAAGACAATTTGTCGGCGATTATTGTCTTGTTGGTTATGTTATACTATCTTGCTATATCGATATCCAAACCAGTG GAGTACATCACCTGTGGACTAATCTTCTTCGCTGAGACTCTtatcttttttatgtttttattggcatttaaatttaatacatcAAAATGGGTTTATGAAGAGGAAACTTCCATCTGGATTCTAACCATTTTCATCTTATTCTGTGGATTGCTAACACTAAGCTTTCATGTTTGCAAGAAAATTGTGGAT ATTCCATACACAAAATGTGTTATTACATTTCTACGAATGATATTTTGGATTTGCCCGCtactttttatattatttctcGGCTCCGCGATATACACAGCGATCTGGCAATCCTCGGACGAACGTGGGCTGCATGTTTTCATATGCTGGTTGCTTCATACGACCATGTTGGCGGTGATTGTAGACTGGTGTCTCGAAAGTTCGAAGGCC CAACtgaaaaaactattgaaaCGTTGTACACCTGCTAATTCAAAATCCATTACGGATGTGGAGATGGTGATGCTGAATGATGACAACAACAATCGCGATGATAATTACTAG
- the LOC136417633 gene encoding uncharacterized protein isoform X1, with the protein MPYLGMKEGITMKILIVCIEPCKGQQGAPPAKQNKVNYKAALKSIPTVFYAFTCCFKLYNIWKPTYNEDNLSAIIVLLVMLYYLAISISKPVEYITCGLIFFAETLIFFMFLLAFKFNTSKWVYEEETSIWILTIFILFCGLLTLSFHVCKKIVDIPYTKCVITFLRMIFWICPLLFILFLGSAIYTAIWQSSDERGLHVFICWLLHTTMLAVIVDWCLESSKAQLKKLLKRCTPANSKSITDVEMVMLNDDNNNRDDNY; encoded by the exons ATGCCTTATTTAGGAATGAA AGAGGGGATAACAATGAAGATTCTAATTGTATGCATAGAACCATGCAAAGGCCAACAGGGTGCACCTCCTGCAAAG CAGAACAAAGTCAATTACAAAGCTGCACTTAAGTCGATCCCTACTGTATTCTATGCATTCACCTGTtgctttaaattatataatatctGGAAACCTACCTACAACGAAGACAATTTGTCGGCGATTATTGTCTTGTTGGTTATGTTATACTATCTTGCTATATCGATATCCAAACCAGTG GAGTACATCACCTGTGGACTAATCTTCTTCGCTGAGACTCTtatcttttttatgtttttattggcatttaaatttaatacatcAAAATGGGTTTATGAAGAGGAAACTTCCATCTGGATTCTAACCATTTTCATCTTATTCTGTGGATTGCTAACACTAAGCTTTCATGTTTGCAAGAAAATTGTGGAT ATTCCATACACAAAATGTGTTATTACATTTCTACGAATGATATTTTGGATTTGCCCGCtactttttatattatttctcGGCTCCGCGATATACACAGCGATCTGGCAATCCTCGGACGAACGTGGGCTGCATGTTTTCATATGCTGGTTGCTTCATACGACCATGTTGGCGGTGATTGTAGACTGGTGTCTCGAAAGTTCGAAGGCC CAACtgaaaaaactattgaaaCGTTGTACACCTGCTAATTCAAAATCCATTACGGATGTGGAGATGGTGATGCTGAATGATGACAACAACAATCGCGATGATAATTACTAG
- the LOC136417633 gene encoding uncharacterized protein isoform X3, whose protein sequence is MKILIVCIEPCKGQQGAPPAKQNKVNYKAALKSIPTVFYAFTCCFKLYNIWKPTYNEDNLSAIIVLLVMLYYLAISISKPVEYITCGLIFFAETLIFFMFLLAFKFNTSKWVYEEETSIWILTIFILFCGLLTLSFHVCKKIVDIPYTKCVITFLRMIFWICPLLFILFLGSAIYTAIWQSSDERGLHVFICWLLHTTMLAVIVDWCLESSKAQLKKLLKRCTPANSKSITDVEMVMLNDDNNNRDDNY, encoded by the exons ATGAAGATTCTAATTGTATGCATAGAACCATGCAAAGGCCAACAGGGTGCACCTCCTGCAAAG CAGAACAAAGTCAATTACAAAGCTGCACTTAAGTCGATCCCTACTGTATTCTATGCATTCACCTGTtgctttaaattatataatatctGGAAACCTACCTACAACGAAGACAATTTGTCGGCGATTATTGTCTTGTTGGTTATGTTATACTATCTTGCTATATCGATATCCAAACCAGTG GAGTACATCACCTGTGGACTAATCTTCTTCGCTGAGACTCTtatcttttttatgtttttattggcatttaaatttaatacatcAAAATGGGTTTATGAAGAGGAAACTTCCATCTGGATTCTAACCATTTTCATCTTATTCTGTGGATTGCTAACACTAAGCTTTCATGTTTGCAAGAAAATTGTGGAT ATTCCATACACAAAATGTGTTATTACATTTCTACGAATGATATTTTGGATTTGCCCGCtactttttatattatttctcGGCTCCGCGATATACACAGCGATCTGGCAATCCTCGGACGAACGTGGGCTGCATGTTTTCATATGCTGGTTGCTTCATACGACCATGTTGGCGGTGATTGTAGACTGGTGTCTCGAAAGTTCGAAGGCC CAACtgaaaaaactattgaaaCGTTGTACACCTGCTAATTCAAAATCCATTACGGATGTGGAGATGGTGATGCTGAATGATGACAACAACAATCGCGATGATAATTACTAG